A genomic segment from Nematostella vectensis chromosome 6, jaNemVect1.1, whole genome shotgun sequence encodes:
- the LOC5521439 gene encoding leucine-rich repeat and IQ domain-containing protein 1-like isoform X1 — MTKIAGDNDVDFEAEIQRELEAITEDDLEIVEIEELDESDIGSDITITKTYDLPDTLQEYLNAVHARLDGAEEGVRECDSVLELIPLDNKGDEERLARKIKEALGDEYEDPISLHNQVLSEINEEELNEEKQNADSMALAVISPDVNDTTMALEVAAQQQIKELEKKQAAKIQHREALYAEMRKKEEERMSRERKERERRQQEFIKEQKDVAVQQKAQQESLKETLQEQEKETIQQLEEDFKAQLNELEVEKAKEQTALEEMKREEAFNKETELRRASTMIQKVYRGHRVYSKYKDILEARNRQRKREREEELERIERVEEMQRKTQEKKRIEEEEQKRKEAEEKKAKEIEQRRMEEEIKKEEEKKRKEAEEKRVKEEQIRLEKERKRKEADDRQREEARKEEEEKRKREGEVKKRKEEEERLVEARRKEQEEKRKLEEQKRKEEEDRRRKEAEEKRIKEEEARLKEERRSKDEEENRRKADEERKRKEQEEAERNRVVQEEKRKIEQEGKQRKKESRKQEEQNKKEQILNKMAEVLDKSNCITKEDNNESDSKNGTISETSANLECLRQDWLKQHTPWSQQTFENRSQPVARGKPRSRRPFSASRNLPSLTEDQLLVSSPPGTPLHKVVYVHVTHAPACKIQAMKRCPALMSLVLIDCGLVAVEGLEECQSLEELNVENNKVEFVNCGALPRLEHICLKENNLTSVQGIEDCKSLRCIDASRNRITRLGDIASCSKLQKLSLDHNQLIATKGLSSLRVLQTLSCAHNHLPNVKEIEGCQLLENLDLRANNLLQPPSLTNHVLLRELRLDDNSICTLEPLAKSWLPLLETLSVSQNSISFIDALCGLPLLTKLDISHNLITDVEGLVPGLKECSYLEELSVDGNPVSEDPHLRNAISQDIPNLKIFDNEILTPSANKSVETPFIVMCKRQAKEQDDMKEKHKRETRNLSVEVKDSVEVIERLDLKRKHYREWHDLAVEHLIQHETFYSESPLQPASRPRPTATPLAPPTADTTRQTRERQEVAATKIQALFRGWSIRHRIEVQMQKWMAAVTIQAAWRGYHVRSRPRPQRISRARRALWDARHHAAATTIQAHYRGYRVRRRIAHALQTAQFTYVGDEEDDEFNYDEEVDLTAFDLDEGYLETGWTPTDMPQLPSRGPALPAANFTKGRTYGQNTESSDEWKPRHAWRSAGSPAMADTIGRSRHAGMSIPIDTMDQDLQSVTSGTQSHMTHRAEELSSEWGLKDVSTAELMWKRANRMKYNPARKRKLLGEGFVLGCSNPTKRLALFKKLDDANKLREVRPPPKREPPKRMEYFAARDAGLLRTGSTTPINERRTKAQMTYSWVYNQGVIHQDEPEAMSLNDQSAEPRIKKSPVASRPGQAPVNLPHMDPVSLAGRNVPLVSNSSLVQESLSRSSTSRRRGGSLSSEEVRFPPIKTHSVPNLTARSEGPSEVSSRSPEKSNSAGARITKERKTRR; from the exons ATGACTAAAATTgctggtgataatgatgtgGATTTTGAGGCCGAAATTCAGCGAGAACTTGAAGCGATCACTGAAGACGACCTGGAAATCGTTGAAATTGAAGAATTAGATGAGAGTGACATCGGTTCTGATATTACTATTACTAAG ACATATGACCTACCAGACACTCTACAGGAGTATCTTAATGCTGTTCATGCCCGTCTAGATGGAGCAGAGGAGGGTGTCAGGGAGTGTGATTCAGTGCTGGAGCTGATTCCACTTGACAACAAGG GTGACGAGGAAAGACTtgctagaaaaataaaagaagctCTTGGAGATGAGTATGAAGATCCAATTTCTCTTCACAACCAG GTACTCTCTGAAATAAATGAAGAAGAATTGAATGAAGAAAAGCAAAATGCAGATAGTATGGCCCTTGCTGTCATTTCACCTG ATGTAAATGACACAACCATGGCTCTAGAGGTTGCTGCTCAGCAACAAATCAAAGAGTTAGAGAAGAAGCAGGCTGCTAAAATCCAGCATAGAGAAGCTCTTTACGCAGAAATGAGAAAGAAAGAGGAAGAAAGAATGAGCAGAGAGAGGAAAGAACGAGAGAGACGACAGCAGGAGTTCATTAAAGAACAGAAAGATGTAGCTGTACAACAAAAG GCTCAACAGGAAAGTTTAAAGGAAACTTTACAAGAGCAGGAGAAGGAGACCATCCAACAGCTTGAAGAAGATTTTAAG GCTCAGCTAAATGAACTAGAAGTGGAGAAAGCAAAAGAGCAAACTGCACTGGAAGAAATGAAG AGAGAAGAGGCTTTCAACAAAGAAACAGAGCTACGAAGGGCTTCAACTATGATACAAAAAGTTTATAGGGGACACAG GGTTTACTCCAAGTACAAAGATATTTTAGAAGCACGAAACAGGCAGAGAAAACGAGAAAGAGAAGAAGAGCTGGAGAGAATTGAGAGAGTCGAAGAGATGCAAAGGAAAACACAGGAAAAAAAACGCATTGAAGAAGAGgaacaaaaaaggaaagagGCTGAAGAGAAAAAAGCCAAAGAAATTGAGCAAAGGAGAATggaagaagaaataaaaaaagaggaggaaaagaaaaggaaagaagCTGAAGAGAAAAGAGTCAAAGAAGAACAAATAAGACTAGAGAAGgagagaaaaagaaaggaaGCAGACGATAGACAAAGGGAAGAGGCAAGGAAAGAAGaggaagaaaaaaggaaaagggaGGGAGAAGTAAAAAAGCGAAAGGAAGAAGAAGAACGTTTAGTAGAGGCAAGAAGAAAAGAGCaagaagaaaagagaaaacttGAAGAACAAAAGAGGAAAGAGGAAGAAGATAGGAGAAGGAAAGAAGCTGAGGAAAAACGaataaaagaagaagaagcaaGATTGAAAGAGGAGAGGAGGAGTAAAGATGAGGAAGAAAATCGAAGGAAAGCAGACGAGgaaagaaagagaaaagaacAGGAGGAAGCTGAAAGGAACAGAGTTGTACAAGAAgagaaaaggaaaatagagCAAGAGggaaagcaaagaaaaaaagaatcaagGAAGCAAGAAGAGCAGAATAAAAAAGAGCAAATTCTGAACAAGATGGCCGAGGTGTTAGATAAATCAAATTGTATTACTAAGGAAGATAACAATGAAAGTGATTCAAAGAATGGTACTATATCTGAAACCTCAGCAAATTTAGAGTGTTTAAGGCAAGATTGGCTGAAACAACACACTCCCTGGAG cCAACAAACATTCGAAAACAGAAGTCAACCAGTCGCCAGAGGAAAGCCAAGATCAAG GAGACCATTTTCAGCCAGCAGAAACCTACCTTCCCTTACCGAGGACCAGCTGCTTGTGTCATCGCCTCCCGGGACACCACTTCACAAG GTTGTTTATGTCCATGTTACGCATGCACCAGCATGTAAGATACAGGCCATGAAGCGTTGCCCGGCACTCATGTCCCTTGTGTTGATTGACTGTGGTCTGGTGGCTGTTGAGGGTCTTGAGGAATGTCAAAGCCTGGAGGAGCTGAATGTGGAG AATAACAAGGTCGAGTTTGTAAACTGTGGAGCCTTACCGCGCCTTGAGCACATATGTCTAAAGGAGAACAACCTTACTTCAGTGCAAGGAATTGAAGACTGCAAGTCTCTGCGGTGTATTGATGCATCTCGCAACAGAATAACACGACTAG GTGATATAGCTTCCTGTTCCAAACTGCAGAAACTTTCTCTGGATCACAATCAGTTGATAGCAACAAAG GGGTTATCAAGTCTGCGAGTGCTTCAGACGCTATCTTGTGCGCATAACCACCTCCCAAATGTGAAGGAGATCGAAGGGTGTCAATTACTAGAAAATCTTGACCTTCGAGCCAACAACCTTTTGCAG CCTCCAAGCCTTACCAACCACGTCCTGCTGAGGGAGCTAAGACTGGACGACAACAGCATATGTACACTGGAACCACTTGCCAAGTCGTGGCTACCGCTCCTCGAGACCTTGTCAGTTAGTCAAAATAG CATCTCATTTATCGATGCCTTGTGCGGACTCCCTCTACTGACGAAGCTGGACATCAGCCATAATCTTATCACAG ACGTTGAAGGGTTGGTGCCTGGCCTCAAGGAATGTTCTTATCTGGAAGAGCTCAGTGTTGATGGGAACCCTGTCTCAGAAGACCCTCACCTAAG AAATGCAATCAGCCAAGATATTCCTAACTTGAAGATATTTGATAATGAAATACTAACCCCTTCAGCAAATAAG AGTGTTGAAACGCCGTTTATTGTAATGTGCAAGCGGCAAGCAAAGGAACAAGACGACATGAAAGAAAAGCACAAGCGAGAGACAAG GAATCTAAGCGTTGAGGTCAAGGATTCTGTTGAGGTCATAGAACGACTAGACCTTAAG CGTAAGCATTACCGTGAGTGGCACGATCTGGCAGTTGAACACCTCATTCAGCACGAGACATTTTACTCCGAGAGCCCGCTACAACCTGCATCCAGACCTAGACCTACTGCGACGCCCCTTGCCCCGCCTACAGCAGATACCACGAGACAAACACG TGAAAGGCAAGAAGTGGCGGCTACTAAGATTCAAGCGTTGTTTCGTGGTTGGAGCATCCGCCACCGCATTGAAGTACAAATGCAAAAG TGGATGGCAGCCGTTACAATTCAAGCAGCATGGCGAGGTTACCACGTTCGTTCTCGGCCAAGGCCCCAGCGAATCTCGAGAGCACGAAGGGCATTATGGGATGCACGTCACCACGCTGCTGCTACAACGATTCAG GCACACTACCGAGGTTACCGAGTGCGTCGGCGTATTGCACATGCGCTTCAGACTGCGCAGTTCACGTACGTGGGGGACGAGGAAGATGACGAGTTTAACTATGATGAAGAAGTAGACCTCACAGCATTCGACTTGGACGAGGGATATCTCGAGACTGGATGGACACCCACCGACATGCCGCAGCTGCCCTCCCG AGGACCTGCCCTACCTGCTGCCAACTTTACTAAG GGAAGAACATATGGGCAAAACACCGAATCTTCCGACGAATGGAAACCACGTCATGCATGGCGGTCAGCAGGCTCTCCCGCAATGGCAGATACAATTGGGCGCTCGAGGCATGCTGGGATGTCGATTCCTATAGACACCATGGATCAAGACCTTCAATCCGTCACATCAGGGACCCAGAGTCACATGACCCATCGCGCCGAAGAGCTAAGTAGCGAGTG GGGCTTGAAAGATGTCTCGACTGCAGAGTTGATGTGGAAGCGAGCAAATCGAATGAAATACAATCCAGCAAGAAAGCGAAAACTGCTTGGTGAGGGTTTCGTGTTAGGGTGTTCAA ATCCTACCAAGCGTCTTGCGCTTTTCAAGAAACTCGACGACGCGAATAAACTTCGAGAAGTCAGGCCACCTCCGAAACGAGAACCCCCAAAGCGCATGGAGTATTTCGCTG CCCGTGATGCTGGCCTACTCCGCACAGGAAGTACCACACCTATCAATGAACGACGGACTAAAGCACAGATGACTTACAG ctggGTGTATAACCAAGGTGTAATCCATCAAGACGAGCCGGAGGCCATGTCTCTCAATGACCAGAGTGCTGAGCCTAGAATCAAGAAGAGTCCGGTGGCAAGCAGACCCGGACAAGCCCCGGTCAACCTGCCTCACATGGATCCGGTATCACTCGCAGGAAGGAACGTGCCGCTTGTG TCGAATTCATCGCTTGTTCAGGAGTCGCTGTCTCGAAGTAGCACGTCACGTCGCCGTGGCGGCTCTCTGTCATCCGAAG AGGTCCGCTTTCCACCAATCAAAACTCACTCCGTGCCAAACCTTACAGCCAGGTCCGAGGGCCCATCAGAAGTCAGCAGCCGCTCCCCTGAGAAGAGCAACAGCGCCGGTGCGCGCATaacaaaagagagaaaaacgcGGAGATGA
- the LOC5521439 gene encoding leucine-rich repeat and IQ domain-containing protein 1-like isoform X4 encodes MTKIAGDNDVDFEAEIQRELEAITEDDLEIVEIEELDESDIGSDITITKTYDLPDTLQEYLNAVHARLDGAEEGVRECDSVLELIPLDNKGDEERLARKIKEALGDEYEDPISLHNQVLSEINEEELNEEKQNADSMALAVISPDVNDTTMALEVAAQQQIKELEKKQAAKIQHREALYAEMRKKEEERMSRERKERERRQQEFIKEQKDVAVQQKAQQESLKETLQEQEKETIQQLEEDFKAQLNELEVEKAKEQTALEEMKREEAFNKETELRRASTMIQKVYRGHRVYSKYKDILEARNRQRKREREEELERIERVEEMQRKTQEKKRIEEEEQKRKEAEEKKAKEIEQRRMEEEIKKEEEKKRKEAEEKRVKEEQIRLEKERKRKEADDRQREEARKEEEEKRKREGEVKKRKEEEERLVEARRKEQEEKRKLEEQKRKEEEDRRRKEAEEKRIKEEEARLKEERRSKDEEENRRKADEERKRKEQEEAERNRVVQEEKRKIEQEGKQRKKESRKQEEQNKKEQILNKMAEVLDKSNCITKEDNNESDSKNGTISETSANLECLRQDWLKQHTPWSQQTFENRSQPVARGKPRSRRPFSASRNLPSLTEDQLLVSSPPGTPLHKVVYVHVTHAPACKIQAMKRCPALMSLVLIDCGLVAVEGLEECQSLEELNVENNKVEFVNCGALPRLEHICLKENNLTSVQGIEDCKSLRCIDASRNRITRLGDIASCSKLQKLSLDHNQLIATKGLSSLRVLQTLSCAHNHLPNVKEIEGCQLLENLDLRANNLLQPPSLTNHVLLRELRLDDNSICTLEPLAKSWLPLLETLSVSQNSISFIDALCGLPLLTKLDISHNLITDVEGLVPGLKECSYLEELSVDGNPVSEDPHLRNAISQDIPNLKIFDNEILTPSANKSVETPFIVMCKRQAKEQDDMKEKHKRETRNLSVEVKDSVEVIERLDLKRKHYREWHDLAVEHLIQHETFYSESPLQPASRPRPTATPLAPPTADTTRQTRERQEVAATKIQALFRGWSIRHRIEVQMQKWMAAVTIQAAWRGYHVRSRPRPQRISRARRALWDARHHAAATTIQAHYRGYRVRRRIAHALQTAQFTYVGDEEDDEFNYDEEVDLTAFDLDEGYLETGWTPTDMPQLPSRGPALPAANFTKGRTYGQNTESSDEWKPRHAWRSAGSPAMADTIGRSRHAGMSIPIDTMDQDLQSVTSGTQSHMTHRAEELSSEWGLKDVSTAELMWKRANRMKYNPARKRKLLGEGFVLGCSNPTKRLALFKKLDDANKLREVRPPPKREPPKRMEYFAARDAGLLRTGSTTPINERRTKAQMTYSWVYNQGVIHQDEPEAMSLNDQSAEPRIKKSPVASRPGQAPVNLPHMDPVSLAGRNVPLVSNSSLVQESLSRSSTSRRRGGSLSSEARSEGPSEVSSRSPEKSNSAGARITKERKTRR; translated from the exons ATGACTAAAATTgctggtgataatgatgtgGATTTTGAGGCCGAAATTCAGCGAGAACTTGAAGCGATCACTGAAGACGACCTGGAAATCGTTGAAATTGAAGAATTAGATGAGAGTGACATCGGTTCTGATATTACTATTACTAAG ACATATGACCTACCAGACACTCTACAGGAGTATCTTAATGCTGTTCATGCCCGTCTAGATGGAGCAGAGGAGGGTGTCAGGGAGTGTGATTCAGTGCTGGAGCTGATTCCACTTGACAACAAGG GTGACGAGGAAAGACTtgctagaaaaataaaagaagctCTTGGAGATGAGTATGAAGATCCAATTTCTCTTCACAACCAG GTACTCTCTGAAATAAATGAAGAAGAATTGAATGAAGAAAAGCAAAATGCAGATAGTATGGCCCTTGCTGTCATTTCACCTG ATGTAAATGACACAACCATGGCTCTAGAGGTTGCTGCTCAGCAACAAATCAAAGAGTTAGAGAAGAAGCAGGCTGCTAAAATCCAGCATAGAGAAGCTCTTTACGCAGAAATGAGAAAGAAAGAGGAAGAAAGAATGAGCAGAGAGAGGAAAGAACGAGAGAGACGACAGCAGGAGTTCATTAAAGAACAGAAAGATGTAGCTGTACAACAAAAG GCTCAACAGGAAAGTTTAAAGGAAACTTTACAAGAGCAGGAGAAGGAGACCATCCAACAGCTTGAAGAAGATTTTAAG GCTCAGCTAAATGAACTAGAAGTGGAGAAAGCAAAAGAGCAAACTGCACTGGAAGAAATGAAG AGAGAAGAGGCTTTCAACAAAGAAACAGAGCTACGAAGGGCTTCAACTATGATACAAAAAGTTTATAGGGGACACAG GGTTTACTCCAAGTACAAAGATATTTTAGAAGCACGAAACAGGCAGAGAAAACGAGAAAGAGAAGAAGAGCTGGAGAGAATTGAGAGAGTCGAAGAGATGCAAAGGAAAACACAGGAAAAAAAACGCATTGAAGAAGAGgaacaaaaaaggaaagagGCTGAAGAGAAAAAAGCCAAAGAAATTGAGCAAAGGAGAATggaagaagaaataaaaaaagaggaggaaaagaaaaggaaagaagCTGAAGAGAAAAGAGTCAAAGAAGAACAAATAAGACTAGAGAAGgagagaaaaagaaaggaaGCAGACGATAGACAAAGGGAAGAGGCAAGGAAAGAAGaggaagaaaaaaggaaaagggaGGGAGAAGTAAAAAAGCGAAAGGAAGAAGAAGAACGTTTAGTAGAGGCAAGAAGAAAAGAGCaagaagaaaagagaaaacttGAAGAACAAAAGAGGAAAGAGGAAGAAGATAGGAGAAGGAAAGAAGCTGAGGAAAAACGaataaaagaagaagaagcaaGATTGAAAGAGGAGAGGAGGAGTAAAGATGAGGAAGAAAATCGAAGGAAAGCAGACGAGgaaagaaagagaaaagaacAGGAGGAAGCTGAAAGGAACAGAGTTGTACAAGAAgagaaaaggaaaatagagCAAGAGggaaagcaaagaaaaaaagaatcaagGAAGCAAGAAGAGCAGAATAAAAAAGAGCAAATTCTGAACAAGATGGCCGAGGTGTTAGATAAATCAAATTGTATTACTAAGGAAGATAACAATGAAAGTGATTCAAAGAATGGTACTATATCTGAAACCTCAGCAAATTTAGAGTGTTTAAGGCAAGATTGGCTGAAACAACACACTCCCTGGAG cCAACAAACATTCGAAAACAGAAGTCAACCAGTCGCCAGAGGAAAGCCAAGATCAAG GAGACCATTTTCAGCCAGCAGAAACCTACCTTCCCTTACCGAGGACCAGCTGCTTGTGTCATCGCCTCCCGGGACACCACTTCACAAG GTTGTTTATGTCCATGTTACGCATGCACCAGCATGTAAGATACAGGCCATGAAGCGTTGCCCGGCACTCATGTCCCTTGTGTTGATTGACTGTGGTCTGGTGGCTGTTGAGGGTCTTGAGGAATGTCAAAGCCTGGAGGAGCTGAATGTGGAG AATAACAAGGTCGAGTTTGTAAACTGTGGAGCCTTACCGCGCCTTGAGCACATATGTCTAAAGGAGAACAACCTTACTTCAGTGCAAGGAATTGAAGACTGCAAGTCTCTGCGGTGTATTGATGCATCTCGCAACAGAATAACACGACTAG GTGATATAGCTTCCTGTTCCAAACTGCAGAAACTTTCTCTGGATCACAATCAGTTGATAGCAACAAAG GGGTTATCAAGTCTGCGAGTGCTTCAGACGCTATCTTGTGCGCATAACCACCTCCCAAATGTGAAGGAGATCGAAGGGTGTCAATTACTAGAAAATCTTGACCTTCGAGCCAACAACCTTTTGCAG CCTCCAAGCCTTACCAACCACGTCCTGCTGAGGGAGCTAAGACTGGACGACAACAGCATATGTACACTGGAACCACTTGCCAAGTCGTGGCTACCGCTCCTCGAGACCTTGTCAGTTAGTCAAAATAG CATCTCATTTATCGATGCCTTGTGCGGACTCCCTCTACTGACGAAGCTGGACATCAGCCATAATCTTATCACAG ACGTTGAAGGGTTGGTGCCTGGCCTCAAGGAATGTTCTTATCTGGAAGAGCTCAGTGTTGATGGGAACCCTGTCTCAGAAGACCCTCACCTAAG AAATGCAATCAGCCAAGATATTCCTAACTTGAAGATATTTGATAATGAAATACTAACCCCTTCAGCAAATAAG AGTGTTGAAACGCCGTTTATTGTAATGTGCAAGCGGCAAGCAAAGGAACAAGACGACATGAAAGAAAAGCACAAGCGAGAGACAAG GAATCTAAGCGTTGAGGTCAAGGATTCTGTTGAGGTCATAGAACGACTAGACCTTAAG CGTAAGCATTACCGTGAGTGGCACGATCTGGCAGTTGAACACCTCATTCAGCACGAGACATTTTACTCCGAGAGCCCGCTACAACCTGCATCCAGACCTAGACCTACTGCGACGCCCCTTGCCCCGCCTACAGCAGATACCACGAGACAAACACG TGAAAGGCAAGAAGTGGCGGCTACTAAGATTCAAGCGTTGTTTCGTGGTTGGAGCATCCGCCACCGCATTGAAGTACAAATGCAAAAG TGGATGGCAGCCGTTACAATTCAAGCAGCATGGCGAGGTTACCACGTTCGTTCTCGGCCAAGGCCCCAGCGAATCTCGAGAGCACGAAGGGCATTATGGGATGCACGTCACCACGCTGCTGCTACAACGATTCAG GCACACTACCGAGGTTACCGAGTGCGTCGGCGTATTGCACATGCGCTTCAGACTGCGCAGTTCACGTACGTGGGGGACGAGGAAGATGACGAGTTTAACTATGATGAAGAAGTAGACCTCACAGCATTCGACTTGGACGAGGGATATCTCGAGACTGGATGGACACCCACCGACATGCCGCAGCTGCCCTCCCG AGGACCTGCCCTACCTGCTGCCAACTTTACTAAG GGAAGAACATATGGGCAAAACACCGAATCTTCCGACGAATGGAAACCACGTCATGCATGGCGGTCAGCAGGCTCTCCCGCAATGGCAGATACAATTGGGCGCTCGAGGCATGCTGGGATGTCGATTCCTATAGACACCATGGATCAAGACCTTCAATCCGTCACATCAGGGACCCAGAGTCACATGACCCATCGCGCCGAAGAGCTAAGTAGCGAGTG GGGCTTGAAAGATGTCTCGACTGCAGAGTTGATGTGGAAGCGAGCAAATCGAATGAAATACAATCCAGCAAGAAAGCGAAAACTGCTTGGTGAGGGTTTCGTGTTAGGGTGTTCAA ATCCTACCAAGCGTCTTGCGCTTTTCAAGAAACTCGACGACGCGAATAAACTTCGAGAAGTCAGGCCACCTCCGAAACGAGAACCCCCAAAGCGCATGGAGTATTTCGCTG CCCGTGATGCTGGCCTACTCCGCACAGGAAGTACCACACCTATCAATGAACGACGGACTAAAGCACAGATGACTTACAG ctggGTGTATAACCAAGGTGTAATCCATCAAGACGAGCCGGAGGCCATGTCTCTCAATGACCAGAGTGCTGAGCCTAGAATCAAGAAGAGTCCGGTGGCAAGCAGACCCGGACAAGCCCCGGTCAACCTGCCTCACATGGATCCGGTATCACTCGCAGGAAGGAACGTGCCGCTTGTG TCGAATTCATCGCTTGTTCAGGAGTCGCTGTCTCGAAGTAGCACGTCACGTCGCCGTGGCGGCTCTCTGTCATCCGAAG CCAGGTCCGAGGGCCCATCAGAAGTCAGCAGCCGCTCCCCTGAGAAGAGCAACAGCGCCGGTGCGCGCATaacaaaagagagaaaaacgcGGAGATGA